The Buchnera aphidicola (Brevicoryne brassicae) DNA window ATTCTTTAGAATCTGCATTTAAATATGTAATTTTATCTAGTATTGCGTCTAGTTTTTTACTATTAGGTATTTCATGGGTTTATTCTATATCTGGAAATTTAAGTTTTTCATCTATTAATCATGTTTTAAACATCATATCTTTAAATGAAAAATTAGTCGTTGTATTTGGTATTATTATGATATTGATATCTTTGTTTTTTAAATTATCAATTGTACCATTTCATTTATGGACTCCTGATGTTTATCAAGGAACTCCTTCAGTAGTATTGTCTTTTTTTTCTACTGTTGGTAAAATTTCTACTTTTGGTATTTTATTACATTTTTTATCTCATATTTCTAGTTTAAATAACAACATTTTATATTTTTTATTATCATTGATTACTATTTTTTCCATGTTAATTGGAAATTTAATGGCACTTTTTCAAAATAATCTTAAAAGGTTTTTTGGGTATTCTTCAATTTCTCAATTAGGTTATCTTTTTGTGGTACTCTTAGTATCAAAAAATAATTATTTATTATCTTTAGAAGCTAGTTCAATTTATTTATGTGGTTATTTATTTAGCAATATAGCATATTTTGGTATTATTAATTTAGTTTCTAATTTTTATAATAATAGTGTTAACTCTATATCTTCATATAAAGGATTTTTTTGGTCAGAACCAGGTTTATCTAGTATATTAACTCTTGTTTTGCTTTCTTTGGCTGGTTTTCCAATGACTTTAGGATTTATTGGAAAATTTTATATATTATCAATTATTATAAAAGAGCATTTATGGATAGTAGGAATTTCTTTTTTAGTTAGTACTATATTAGGTTTTTATTGTTATTTGAGAATTATTATTAATTTATATTTAGATCCATCAAATATATTATTAGGACAAAAGTTGAATATATTCAAAAATTGGTTATATGCTCCTTCAGCAATAATTATATTTTTTTCAGCAATGATAATTTTAATATTAGGTGTATATCCAAATCCGTTAATTAATTTTATTAAATTAATGTCATTTTTATAATT harbors:
- a CDS encoding NADH-quinone oxidoreductase subunit N: MIINIQQLTAFLPFFIVIFSLTTVILSISYSRNHFFTAVFVILSFIAVFFSLFFLTSQVPLDVGILFHIDGYSIFYIGMIIIASISTCVFSYPSLVRYPYNKEEFYLLILISNLGAILSIVSNHMSSLFINIEIMSIPMFGLIAYFNNKKHSLESAFKYVILSSIASSFLLLGISWVYSISGNLSFSSINHVLNIISLNEKLVVVFGIIMILISLFFKLSIVPFHLWTPDVYQGTPSVVLSFFSTVGKISTFGILLHFLSHISSLNNNILYFLLSLITIFSMLIGNLMALFQNNLKRFFGYSSISQLGYLFVVLLVSKNNYLLSLEASSIYLCGYLFSNIAYFGIINLVSNFYNNSVNSISSYKGFFWSEPGLSSILTLVLLSLAGFPMTLGFIGKFYILSIIIKEHLWIVGISFLVSTILGFYCYLRIIINLYLDPSNILLGQKLNIFKNWLYAPSAIIIFFSAMIILILGVYPNPLINFIKLMSFL